The Mycolicibacterium aichiense region TGTAGGGGTTGCGAGTACCCTCACCACACCATGGCGGTGAAATGGCTGGACGACCCGGAAGACCACGACTATGACGCGGCGGCGGACTATTTGAGCATGCTCGCCGAAGACGCCACAGTGACAGCCACGGTGACCGCCCTTCGATCGGTGAAACCGATGTACCGCAAGGCCAAAGACATTCTCCGAGCGGCCCGGCTGACGGCGCTGCCCGTGGACAATCCGCATGTGAAGTCCGATCTGGCGAAGATCGAGGCGGGCAAGAAGCTCTCCCCGATACTGCTGGTGCGTGGCACCCCTGCCGACGCCATGCAGATCGCCGACGGCTACCACCGGGTCTGCGCCAGTTTCCTCACCGACGAGAACACCGCGATCCCGTGCCGGCTGGTGTCGTGGGTGCACCCGGCGTGAGCTTCGGCTTCTCCACCCTGGCGTTGGTCGCGGTCGTCGGATTGGCCGGACCACTTCTGGCGTCGGTGCCGAGACTGCGGATTCCGGTCGTCATCGGCGAGTTGGCGGTGGGATTGCTTATCGGCAGAACGGGTTTCGGCCTCGTCGACCCCGGTGACAAGACATTCACGCTGCTGGCCGACATCGGGTTCGCGTTGGTGATGTTCGTGGTGGGCACGCATGTGCCGATCCGTGACGTCACCCTGCGGTCCTCGATTCCGATGGCGGTCGTTCGGGCGGTTCTGGTCGGCGCGGTCGCGACCGGCTTGGCGGCAGGTTTGGCTGCGGTGTTCCACACCGGTCACACCGGCGTGTATGCGGTGTTGATGGCGTCGTCGTCGGCAGCACTGGCCCTGCCGGTCATCCAGCAACTCGGCCTCGGCGGGGCCGCGGTGCAGGCCGTCACCGCGCAGATCGCGATCGCGGACGCGACGTCGATCGTGTTGCTGCCCTTGGTGATCGACCCGGGCCACGCGCTGGCCGCCGCCTCCGGCGCGCTGCTGATCGCACTCTGCGCCGGTGCGGTTTTCCTCGGGCTCTGGGTGTCCACCCGCAGAGGTTGGCGAAGGCGGCTGCATCACTTCTCCGAGCGGAACAACTTCGCCCTCGAGTTGCGCATCAGCTTGCTCGTCCTGTTCGCGCTTGCGACCCTCGCGATCACCACCCACGTGTCGATCATGTTGGCCGGCTTCGCTCTGGGCCTGGCTGTCAAGGCTGCGGGCGAACCGAGGCGACTGGCCCGCCAGCTGTTCGGCATCACCGAGGGTTTGTTCAGCCCGTTGTTCTTTGTCTGGCTAGGAGCCTCGCTGCAGGTGCGTGAACTCGGCGACCATCCGGCCTACATCCTGCTGGGGGTTGGCCTGGGCGTCGGCGCGGTACTGGCGCACTGCGCCGGACGGCTGACCGGACAGCCTCTGGCGCTGGCCGCGCTGGCCGCCGCCCAACTCGGAGTGCCGGTCGCCGCGGCCACTCTCGGCACGCAGAACCGTCTGCTCAACGCGGGCGAGCCCTCCGCCCTGATGCTCGGCGCGCTGCTGACCATCGGCGTCACGTCGATAGCCAGCGTGATCGCGGCTCGACGGCACCGGGCGCAGCCACCCGCCCCAGCTCCCTAGCGTCGCGACGTGTGCCGGTTGTCCGGTTGGGGTAGCCGACGTCCATGAGCGCATCGAACGCCACCGAAACGCACCCCGAAAAGGCGCCGCGGGCTCGCCTCTGGATCAACTGGCTGCTGGCGCTGTCCACCCTCGTAGGCGCGGGCGCCGTCCAATTGTTCGCGATGGGCGCGGTGATGGGTACCGCTGCGTGCAGCAATCCCAATTGCCCGAAGCCGAGCGGCTTTCTCTACGGATTGCTCACCTACGGCGCTCCGGTGATCGCGGTGCTGGCTGTCTTCATCACCGTCTTCACGGCGAAACATCCCCGCGGCTGGGTGGTTCCCGTCATCGCGTGGGTCCTGCTGATCATCGACATCGCGATTCTGTTCGCTACGTTCTCCTAGCCCGGAAGGCAGCCGGGCTCAGGCCGTGGGCACGTTTGAACGCGGTGCTGAGCGCGAACGGTGTGCCATAGCCGACCTGGCGTGCGACGGCGCCGACGGTGAGGTCCGAGGAGCTCAACAGATCTGCGGCCAGGGCCAGCCGCCACGCGGTCAGGAACGCGATCGGTGAGTCGCCGACCAGCGCGGTGAATCGCCTGGCGAATGAAGCACGTGAACTCCCCACCGCGGCAGCAAGATTCGCAACGGTCCAGGGGTGAGCCGGTTCGTTGTACATGAGTCGAATCGCCGGACCGACGAGCTCATCGGTCCCGGCGGTCCACCAGGGTGGAGCGTTGCCGGGCCGGCTGAACCAGGTTCGTAGGAAGTCCAGCAGGAGCAGATCGAGCAGCCGGTCGAGGAAGGCTTCCTGACCGGGGCCGTCGCGGACGGCCTCGGTGGCCAATGCTTGCGGAAGTGGACTGGCCCAGTCGGCGGCACGCAGCACGGCGATGTTCGGCAGCGCGCCCAGTAGCCGGGCGCTCACCGCGCTGTGGCCTTCATAGGCCCCCACAACGGCGCGGGTGGCGCCCGTCGCGCTGTTGCCCCACGTCCGCACACCCAGCGTCATCGCGAACGCGAGGTCCTCACCGGTCAGCGTCGTGCACCGTTGACCCGGGTGGATGACGATCTGCGCGGGTGTTCCGATGTCGTCGGCGAGCACGTAATGCGCGGTGCCACGGGTCAGGGCCACGTCACCGGGATGCAGGGCGATCGCCTCGCCACCGTCCGGGCAGAGCACTGCGCCGCCGTCGGTCACGCAGATGACCGTCAACGGCGCCTCGTCCTGGAGCCGCATGGACCAGGGTGGGTCGAGCACCATCCGCAGAACGAACGCGCCATGAGCGCGAACCCCGTCGAGCAGGCCCACCAACGCGTCCACGCCGCCCAGAGTAGAGACTTAGGCGTATGAATCGACGAGCTTGAGCGATTCTGCGTCTCATCAGTAGCCGGTCTACTGACAGCATGTCGAACTCTCCCGTCATCGTGCTGGCCACCGTCGCCGCGATCGCCGCTGCCGTCGTCGGCGGCGTCTTCTATGCCTTCTCCACGTTCGTGATGCGTGGCCTGGACCGAACGGAGTATCCCGATGCCGCCGCCGCAATGCGCGGCATCAACGCTGAGGCGGCGACCAACGGCCCGTTCTTGATCCTCTTCATGGGCTCGGCATTGGTTGCGGTCGTCGTGGGCGTCGCCGCCCTGACGCAATGGCGCCATCCGGGCAGCGGCTGGCTGGTGGTCGGGGCGGTGCTCGCGTTGGTGCCGTTCGTCGTGACGGTCGCGGTCAACGTGCCGCTGAACGACCGGCTGGCGGCCGGGTTGCCGTGGCAGGACTACTACCGGACGTGGACGCTGTGGAATCACGTGCGGACGGTCGGGGCGCTGGCCGGTTCGGTGCTGATGCTGATCGGCGTTCGGCTGCGCTAGCTGGGTGGTACGAACCCGTCAGTGCGGGGTGGGGGCGCCGGCGGCACGGGCCCCGGCGCCTGCGTGACCGGATATGACGGCGGCCCAGCAGGATACGACGGCGGCGGCCCGGCGGGGAAGTGCGGTGCAGGATCCGGCGGGCGGAGCCGAGTCAGCTCGCGGCGGTGCCGCTCGGCGAGCACGGCAGCCAGAATGTATTGCGGCGGCGTGCCCGGTGGCGGCGGAGGCGAAATGCGGCCTACGACGTCGACGGCGATGCGGAACGCCATATCGTCACGCACATAGGGATCCAATTCCGGTGCACGAGCCAGGAATTGGCGTGCCAGCTCAGCCTGCTCAGGGCCGAGCGCAGAGAGTTCCAACGAGGAAGCCCACCACGCCAGCGACGGAGGCATCACGGGCGGGGGCGGCATCTTCGGGCCGCGTTCACTGATCACCACGGTTCCGGCGAACACGTCACCGATACGTTTGCCCCGTGGCGAGACCAGGCTGCAGATCACCGCGGGTCCACCCATGAACATCCAGATCTCCACGAAACCCGCCAGTGCCCGAAACAGCGCCTGGCGGAACCGTTCCGGGCCGCCGTCGTCGGACACCACCCGAAGGCCCATCGCGATCTTGCCGAGTGTCCTTCCCCGCGTGGCAGTCTCGAAAACGACCGGGTAGCCGACCATCACCAGCACCGTGAAGATGATCAGAACCGCGGCGGACAGCGCCTCGTCGAACTGGGTGATCGTGGCGGCCCACAGCAGCACACCGATGACGTAGCCGACCAGGATGACCGCGATGTCGATGAGCGCACTGACGGCCCGCACCGGCAGTTGGGCGATCTGGACGTCGAGGACGACGGCGTCCCCGGTCACCACCGTCTCGGGCACCATAACGGTCCACGGTACTAGTGTCGGCCGGGTGGACGTCGACGCATTCGTGCTGGCCCACCAGGACACCTGGACTCGGCTCGAGCACCTGGTCAAGCGGCGCCGGCGCCTTTCCGGGCCGGAGGTGGACGAACTCGTCGAGCTCTATCAGCGGGTCTCGACGCATCTGTCGATGGTGCGTTCGGCCTCGTCGGACTCGGTTCTGGTGGGTCGGCTCTCCAGCCTGGTGGCGCGGGCCCGCGCGGCCGTCACCGGTGCGCACGCCCCCATGTGGCATGAGTTCGCCCGGTTCTGGACGGTGTCGTTCCCCGTGGTGGCCTACCGCGCATGGCGCTGGTGGCTGGCGACGGCCGTCGCGTTCTTCGCGGTGGCAACTGTCATCGGGATCTGGGTGGGCGGCAGCCCGGAGGTGCAGTCGGCGCTGAGCACACCGCAGGAGATCGACCATCTGATCAACCACGACTTCGCCTCGTACTACAGCGAGAACCCGGCAGGCTCGTTCGCCTTGCGAGTGTGGGTGAACAACTCCTGGGTGGCCGCGCAGTGCATCGGGTTCGCGATCCTGCTCGGCATCCCGATCCCGTGGGTGATCTTCCAGAACGCGGCCAACCTCGGCGTGGTCGGCGGCTTGATGATCCACGCGGGCAAAGCCGATGTGCTGTTCGGGCTGCTGATTCCGCACGGGCTGTTGGAGCTGACGGCGGTCTTCTTGGCCGGAGCGGTCGGCATGCGACTGGGGTGGACGGTCATCTCCCCGGGCGACCGGCCACGGGGACAGGCGCTTGCCGAGCAGGGCCGTGCGGTGGTCGCGGCGGCGGTCGGGCTCGCCGGGGTGCTGCTGGTGTCGGGGCTGATCGAGGCGCTGGTGACGCCGTCACCGCTGCCCACCTTCGTCCGAATCGGCATCGGAGTGGCCGCAGAGGCCGGATTCCTGGCGTATGTCGTGTACTTCGGCCGCAAAGCCAGCCGCGCTGGAGAAACCGGCGACGTCGAGGACGCCCCCGACGTCGTGCCGACGGGTTGAGCTACAAGCGGCCGGTGGCCTTCATCGACAGGTAGCGGTCGGCCAGGGCCGGCGCGAGATCCTCCGGCGCCGCGTCGACGACCTCGACACCGCTGTGCCGCAGTCGGCTGGCGATGCTGCGCCGGTCGTTGCGGGCCCGCTCGGCGGCAGCCGCGTCGTAAACCTGGGCAGCGTCGGCGCGACCGGCAGCCAGCTCGTCGACCCGCGGATCCGATACCGCGGCAACGATCACCTGGTGTTTGGCCGACAGCCGTGGGAGCACCGGCAGCAGCCCCTCATCGAGCGCAGAGGAGTTGAGGTCGGTCAGCAGCACCACCAGCGCGCGGCGGCGCACCCGGCGCTGGACGGCAGCCACCATCGCGGTCGCATCCGATTCGATCAGCGCCGGCTCCAGCGGCGCCATCGCCTCCACCAGGTGGGCCAGCAGCTCGGTGCGGGATGCGCCGAACACCGCTGCGCGAGTGAGCCGGTCGTGCGCCAGGAAGTCGACGTGGTCGCCCGCGCGCGATGCCAGCGCGCCCAGCAGCAGTGCGGCGTCCATCGACCAGTCCAGCCGTGGCCAGCCACCCGGGTCCCGGGCGGTGGGATCGACACCGACGCGCCCCGCCGACGTGCGGCCGGTGTCGAGCACGATCACCACACGCCGGTCCCGTTCGGGGCGCCAGGTGCGCACCACTACGTCGGCGCGGCGGGCGGTGGCGCGCCAGTCGATCGAGCGGACGTCGTCGCCGACGACATACTCGCGGAGCGAGTCGAATTCGGTGCCCTGGCCGCGGATCAGCACCGGCATCAGCCCGTCGATCTCCCGCAGCCGGGCCAGCCGGGACGGCAGATGCTTGCGCGACAGGAACGGCGGCAGGATCCGAACCTGCCCCGCGATCGGATGAGACCGCTGCCGCCCGGCGACACCCAGCGGCCCGATCGAGCGGACGGTGATCACCTCCGAGCGCAGATCGCCGCGGCGAACGGGCCGCAGAACAGTTGTGACGGTGCCGGTTTCAGCCGCTCGCAACGACAGTGCATGCGCGCGGGGTTCGGCGCAGGCGCTGGGCGGCCAGGCATCGCGCACCGCACCGCGGAACCGGCGGCCGCCGGTGTTGTGGATGTGGATGACGGCATCGACCGTCTGCCCCAGCCGCGCGGAGGTGTCGGGCTCGCGGGTCAGGCGCAGGGCCTGCGGACTTCCGGCGAGCGCCATGTCGAGGGCCACGATGAGCAGCAGCACGAGCAGTGCAACGATGAATGTCGTTGCCGGCCAGGGCGACAGCGTGATCGGGAGGGCGCCCAGCAGGGCGATCAGGCCGGCGCGTCCGGTGAGGACCACTAGCGCGGCACCGGCACCGCGGCCAGGATGCCGTCCAGCACGCCGTCGGGGGTAGCTCCTTCGAGTTCGGCCTCGGGGCGCAGCGCGATACGGTGCCGCAGCGTCGGCCGGGCCATGGCCTTGACGTCGTCGGGGGTCACGTATCCGCGTCCGGACAACCACGCCCAGGACCGCGCCGTGCCCAACAGGGCGGTCGCGCCGCGTGGTGACACACCGAGCTGCAGCGATGGGGAATTGCGGGTGGCGCCGACGATGTCGACGATGTAGGCCAACACCTCGTCGGCGATCAGCACCCGCTTGACCGCTTCGCGGCCCGCGGCCAGTTCGGCGGTGCCTGCCACCGGGCGGATGGCGCTCAGGTCGCGCGGATCGAATCCGTTCGCGTGCCGGGACAGGATCGCGATCTCCTGATCGCGCGGTGGCAGCGGGACATTCAGCTTCAGCAGGAACCGGTCGAGCTGCGCCTCGGGCAACTGATAGGTGCCTTCGTACTCGATCGGGTTCTGGGTGGCGGCCACGATGAACGGGTCCGGCAGTGGCCGCGGCTCACCGTCGACGCTGACTTGACGTTCCTCCATCGCCTCCAGCAGTGCGGCTTGGGTTTTCGGTGGGGTCCGGTTGATCTCGTCAGCGAGCATGAGGTTGGTGAACACCGGCCCTTCGTGGAACACGAACGCCGCGGTCTTGGCGTCGTACACCAGCGACCCGGTGACGTCACCCGGCATCAGGTCGGGGGTGAACTGAACCCGCTTGAAGTCCAGTTGCAGCGCGGCCGACATCGCCCGCACCAGAAGGGTTTTCGCCACGCCCGGAACTCCCTCCAGGAGAACGTGTCCGCGGCACAGCAGGGCGATCACCAGCCCGCTCACCACGGCGTCCTGGCCGACGACGGCTTTGGCGATCTCACCGCGCAGGGCAAGCAGAGCGCTGCGCGCCGCATCGTGCTCGGCGATGGGGGCGGGAGGCTGGGCAAAGTTCGTCACGACGTCGTGACCTGCCTTTCGATGTCATCGAGTGCGTTGGCTAGTTGGAGTAGATCGGTATCGGTCGACGGGGGAGGACCGAAAAGCAGGCGCTGCAGGGTGTTCGGGTCCCCCGCGTAGCGCTGGGCGACCGCAGATGTCACCGCCGCAGGAGAGGCGCTGGGGCCCAGGCCGAGTCGAGGTGCCAGCCGCTGCAGTGTCGCGGTGCGCAGAGCCTCGGCGGCCTGTCCGCGGGCTCGGCGAGACCTATAGAGCCGGGCGCGACCTTCGACGGTTTCGGACGCCCGCACCACCACCGGCAGTTTCTCGGCGACCAGCGGTCCCAACCGGCGGCCCTGCCAAACCGCCAGCAGCACCACCACCAGGCAGAGCTGCCACACCAACCAGTTGACCGCGTCGGGCATCAGATCGGTCAGCGATGAACCTTCTGCCCCTTCGCCTTCCGGCTTCTGCGGGGCATACCAGATCAGCCGTGGCCGGTCACCGGCCAGGTTCATCGCCAGCGCCGCGTTGCCTTCGCTGAGCAGGCCGCCGTTGGTCATGAAGTCCGCGCTGCCGACGACGGTGACGGTGCGTCCGCCGTCCTGATAGCGCACCACTGCGCCGCCGTAGCAGCGCGTCACATCGATGTCGCCGGCCTTCTCATAGGTGTCGGTGGCGCCCAATTGCACAGTGCCGGCGCGGGTCGCCTCGCGCAGATTGCACTCGGGCTCGGAGGTGAGCATGCTGGCACCGCCGAGGCGGACGTCGGCGGCCAGCGCCTGTCGAGCCCGGGAGGTGGGCTCCAGCACCAGCCGGTCTCCGGGGACATCGGCCAGCCGGGTCAGCAGATCCGCACCCCGGGTGTTGTAGGTCTCGGCCGCCAGCAGGAGGCTGTCCGGGCGGGCGGAGTTTTCGACATCGGCCACGGTGTCGGCGACGACGACGTCGACACCGCGGTCGCGCAGCAGGGCGACCAGGGCATGCGCCCCGTCGGGGCTGGTGGAATCCGGATCCATCCGGCCGCCCGGTCGCGGCGCGGTGAGGAACGCGCTGATCGCGGCGATCGCCGCGATCACGATCAGCGCCAAGGCAATCCAGCGTCCGGTACGCCACCGCTGGCCGAGGGTGGCGCTCACCGCAGCGGAGCCCACGTGTCGGCGACGACGGGAGCATCGCCGCCGTCGGAAGAGGCCGGGCCGGCGTGCCGGCGCAGGGCCTCGTCGAGGGCGGCGACCATCAGGTAGTCCGGTTCGGTGCCGGGTTGTTCTCCGTAGGTGACATCATTGAAAACCGTTGCCGCCCGGCGTAAGTCGCCGCCGAAAGCGGGCAGAAGCTCGCCGGCGTCCGCGGCGAGTTCGTTGGCGGTGCGACCCGGGACCGCGTTGAGCAGTCCGATCTCCTCGAGATGGCGGGCGACCGCGCGAAGCCGGTGCCGGATGGCGGCAGCCCAGTTACCCTGCGTCGCATACGCCTGCGCGGTGGCCCGGTGTTCGGCCGAGCTGAGTTCGCGCGTGCCGAACAGGCCCGCATCACCACCCCGCTTGGTGCGCATCGTCCGCCTGGCGATCCGCACCGCGACGATGAACGCCACCAGCACGACGATCGCCAGCACCGCGATGGTCAACCACCCGCCCGGGATGGAAGCCCCCTTGGCGATCACCCGATACAGCAGTTCCTGAAGCCACTCGTTGAGCCGGTCGGTCAACGATTCCTTCGGGTAGATCGGTTTGGCCAGCTCACGCTGGGCCGCGTCGTGAGCGGTCTCCCGGTCGATGTCGATGACAGGCATGGTGATCGGCGCGTCAGCGCCCCGGTGTGAGCCACAGATCGTCGGCGGCCCCGGTGTCCGCGGGCGCCGCGGTGGCACCGGTCTGCAGCACCAGATCGAACGCTTCCGCGCGGATGCGGGTGTCGGTGTACAGCAGCACCGTCACCCCTGCGGTGAAGGGTGCGACGATGATCTGTGCGATCGCACCGCCGATGGCCGTCAACGTCGTGGCAAGGATGATCGGTCCCGACGAGTCCGCTCCGAGAAGGAACACCTGTCCGGCGATGCTGAACGGGACGGCGACCGCTCCGGCGATGACCCCGGCCACCACCGACGCCAGCAGCCGGATGCCGAATATGCGCCAGAAGTGGTTGCGTACCAAGCCAAACGAGCGCCGGATGGCTGCCATGACCGGTTTACGCTCGAGCACCACAGCTGCCGGCGCGAACGACAGCGCGGTGTACAGGTAGACCAGCGCCGCGATCAGCCCGAGTACCAGCGGAATACCGACGATCACCGCTGCGGTGCCGTTGCCGGCCACCGCAACACCGGCGATGACCGCCACGACAACGCCGACCAGCACCAGGACGGCGAGGACTTCGATGGCGCTGAAGCCGATCAGCGCCCACAGTCTGCCGCGGAGGCGCTGCCATGCCTCGCCGACGGTGATCTTGGTGCCGAAGACGGCTCGGCCCACGACGACGGTGAGCATGCCGGACAGCAGAATTCCGGCCAGGGCGGTGGTCAGCCCGCTGGTCGCACTGGACGCCGCGGAACCCAGCATTGCCGGCGTGGACAGCTCCTCGCCGGTCTGGGCGCCCACCTTGCCCATCGAGAGCAGCGGACCCAGCTGCAGGATCAGTGCCAGCGCCTGAGTGATCACCACGACGACCGTCGTCAGGCCCAGCGTGGCCTTCGGGTTGGCGCGGATGTAGCCGACGGCGCCGTTGAAGATGTCGCTGAGCGACAGCGGCCGCAGCGGAATGATGCCTGGTTTGGCCGCCATCAGAAGCTGCGGGCCATAGCCGGGCGGTGGGAATCCCGGGGGGCCGTAGCCGGGCGGTGGGTAGCCCGGGGGTGGGTAGCCGGGCGGGGGATATCCGGGCGGCCCGTAGCCGGGCGGGGGATATCCGGGCGGCCCGTAGCCGGGCGGGGGATATCCCGGTGGCCCGTAGCCGGGCGGCGGGTAGCCCGGCGGCGGATATCCGGGCGGCGGGAAGGGCGGTTGACCAGGCCATCCCGGTGGCGGTCCTGGAGGTCCGGCAGGCGGTACCGTCACCGGCAACCGTCCCCGACGTCGTAGCTCATCAGCCCATCCTGTCGAGCGGCGAAGTATTTCTCAACGTCCTCGCCGTCCCGGGCGCGTAGCGTTTGCGCCATGGCGGAGCTCAAGGACCGGCTGAGATCGGACCTCACCGAAGCGATGAAGACCCAGGACAAGTTGCGTACCGCGACGCTGCGGCTGCTGCTCGCGGCGATCCAGACCGAGGAGGTCTCCGGCAAGCAGGCGCGGGATCTCTCCGACGAGGAGGTGCTGAAGGTCCTGGCGAGGGAGTCCAAGAAGCGCAGCGAGTCCGCCGAGATCTACACCCAGAACGGACGCGGCGAGCTGGCCGCCGAGGAACACGCCGAGGCCCGGATCATCGACGAGTACTTGCCGACTCCGCTGACCGACGCCGAGGTGGCCGATGTGGCCGACACCGCGATCGCCCAGGTGGCCGAGGAGATCGGTGAGCGCCCGTCGACCAAGCAGATGGGCCTGGTGATGAAGGCGGCCAACGCGATCGCCGCGGGCAAAGCCGACGGATCGCGGCTGTCCGCGGCGGTCAAAGCACGCTTGTAGTCGTTTCGGTCTCCGGCGTCGGGGTACTCGTCGCGCATGACGCGCTTCGGATACACCCTGATGACCGAGCAGAGCGGGCCCAAAGACCTTGTGCGCTACGCTGTTTCGGCTGAACAGGCAGGCTTCGACTTCGAAGTCTCCAGTGACCACTTCTCGCCCTGGCTGACCTCCCAGGGGCACGCACCCAATGCCTGGACGACGCTGGGCGCTGTCGCGCACGCGACCGAGCGGGTGGCGCTCTACACCTACGTCACGTGCCCGACGATGCGCTATCACCCCGCCGTGGTCGCGCAACAGGCCGCCACCCTGCAGATCCTGGCCGACGGGCGATTCACCCTCGGTCTGGGTTCCGGTGAGAACCTCAACGAACACGTCGTCGGCAAAGGGTGGCCGACGATCCAGCGGCGCCAGGACATGCTCAAAGAAGCGATCGTCGTGATTCGCGAGCTCTTGAGCGGCGAGCTCGTGGACCACAAGGGCGACTACTTCGAGGTCGATTCGGCACGGATATGGGACGTCCCCGACGAACCGGTCACCATCGGCGTCGCAATGTCGGGCGAGCGCTCGGTCGATGCCTTCGCGACGGTGAGTGACCATCTGATCGCCGTGGAACCCGACGGCAAACTGGTCGACGCCTGGCACCGGGCGCGCCAGGCCACCGGTCTGGCCGGTGGCGGGCGGATCATCGGGCAGATTCCGGTGTGTTGGGATCCCGACCGCGACGCCGCGATCCAGCGGGCGCACGACCAGTTCCGCTGGTTCGGCGGCGGCTGGGATGTCAACGCCGACTTGCCCACCCCGGCCGGGTTCGCCGGCGCCACCCAGTTCGTCAGACCGCAGGACGTTGCGGACAGCATTCCGTGCGGACCCGACCTGGACGCCATCGTGGAATCAGTCAAGAAGTACTGGGACGCCGGATTCACCGACATCGCGCTCGTGCAGATCGGTGACGAAGGGCAGGACGAATTCCTGGCGAAGGCGGCTGAACCCTTGTTGGCGAAGCTGCGGGACGCCGCACACTGATTGCACATCCCTTGGTCGCGCAGCGTTTGGCACCGAACAGCTAGGGCCGGCGTGATGCGGCCCACCAACGGGTTCAAACGAAAGGTGTCGGGGTAATCCCGCTGGTCATGACAGACCGCACCTCGGATGAAGAAGATCACGCCGACTACACCGACGACCACCAGGACGAGCCGCGTGGCGGACGGCCCGGTCCTGCGGACAAGGGCGGGCAAGGTGGGATGTCCACCCGCGAAGTGGCCCCTGACGTCGCCGCGTCGCCCGATCAGGAGCCGCCCGACTAGGACTCGGCGTCGCGTCCTTCTCGGCTGCTGCGGTACGCCTTGGCCCGGACGTTTCGCAACCATTCCGGCCAGACCTGTACGTCCGGTGCGCTGTGGCGGACCGGGTCGAACGAGACGTCATGCTCGGCGTGCTGGTTCAGCGGCACCACCTCGGTGAGCCGCAGGGTCGCCATCGGCTCGAATCCGCCGTTCCCGCGCGCTTGCTCGACGTCGAAGTCCAGGCCGTCGCCGTTGATCCGCTGGTGCACTGCCTGCAGTGACAATCCCGAGCCGCCGACGGGCGTGGTCAGGCGGGCGCGGATCCACCACAGTTCGTCCTCGTATCGCAGCGGCAGCAGGCTCGAATACACCGCCTCTGACCATGACGTCACCGCACGCAATGCCACCCGGTTGGGTACGAAGGCGCTCGCCCCGAACCCCGCAGACACCAGCAAGACGTCCCACGGGGTGGCAGCGAACGCGGCAGGGGGCATCCGCCAGGCCAGCCCAGCGGCATCCGGCAGGGCGCCGGGTGTGCCGAGAGCTTTGGAGACGCGCCCGACGATGTTGCCGGATTCGACCGGAAGACCTTCATGCGGTGGCGACAACCGCTCGATCGTGCCGTTGGCCAATACGCCGCTGGGATGGAAGAAACGGCGCTGCCGCAGTGCGGCGCCGGCGGCAATGGGAAGGGCTGCAAGATCGGAAGCTTTCACACCGAATGCCTTCCCGGTCGGTGGGGCGGGCAAACAACTCGCCGGGTTTAACGCCCCCGTAATGGGGCATGTATCTCGCAGCGCGGTGAGAAAACACGGGCGCGATCGACTGTCGAAAGGCCAATGTTGACCATTCTCTACCCCGACCTTGAAAGTTCGGTTGCAGCTGTTCCCGGCGTCTATGCGCCGCAACAGGATTCGCAGTTACTCATCGAAGC contains the following coding sequences:
- a CDS encoding LLM class F420-dependent oxidoreductase is translated as MTRFGYTLMTEQSGPKDLVRYAVSAEQAGFDFEVSSDHFSPWLTSQGHAPNAWTTLGAVAHATERVALYTYVTCPTMRYHPAVVAQQAATLQILADGRFTLGLGSGENLNEHVVGKGWPTIQRRQDMLKEAIVVIRELLSGELVDHKGDYFEVDSARIWDVPDEPVTIGVAMSGERSVDAFATVSDHLIAVEPDGKLVDAWHRARQATGLAGGGRIIGQIPVCWDPDRDAAIQRAHDQFRWFGGGWDVNADLPTPAGFAGATQFVRPQDVADSIPCGPDLDAIVESVKKYWDAGFTDIALVQIGDEGQDEFLAKAAEPLLAKLRDAAH
- a CDS encoding phosphodiesterase, with amino-acid sequence MKASDLAALPIAAGAALRQRRFFHPSGVLANGTIERLSPPHEGLPVESGNIVGRVSKALGTPGALPDAAGLAWRMPPAAFAATPWDVLLVSAGFGASAFVPNRVALRAVTSWSEAVYSSLLPLRYEDELWWIRARLTTPVGGSGLSLQAVHQRINGDGLDFDVEQARGNGGFEPMATLRLTEVVPLNQHAEHDVSFDPVRHSAPDVQVWPEWLRNVRAKAYRSSREGRDAES
- a CDS encoding DUF4350 domain-containing protein → MSATLGQRWRTGRWIALALIVIAAIAAISAFLTAPRPGGRMDPDSTSPDGAHALVALLRDRGVDVVVADTVADVENSARPDSLLLAAETYNTRGADLLTRLADVPGDRLVLEPTSRARQALAADVRLGGASMLTSEPECNLREATRAGTVQLGATDTYEKAGDIDVTRCYGGAVVRYQDGGRTVTVVGSADFMTNGGLLSEGNAALAMNLAGDRPRLIWYAPQKPEGEGAEGSSLTDLMPDAVNWLVWQLCLVVVLLAVWQGRRLGPLVAEKLPVVVRASETVEGRARLYRSRRARGQAAEALRTATLQRLAPRLGLGPSASPAAVTSAVAQRYAGDPNTLQRLLFGPPPSTDTDLLQLANALDDIERQVTTS
- a CDS encoding DUF4129 domain-containing protein, translated to MPVIDIDRETAHDAAQRELAKPIYPKESLTDRLNEWLQELLYRVIAKGASIPGGWLTIAVLAIVVLVAFIVAVRIARRTMRTKRGGDAGLFGTRELSSAEHRATAQAYATQGNWAAAIRHRLRAVARHLEEIGLLNAVPGRTANELAADAGELLPAFGGDLRRAATVFNDVTYGEQPGTEPDYLMVAALDEALRRHAGPASSDGGDAPVVADTWAPLR
- a CDS encoding GatB/YqeY domain-containing protein, producing the protein MAELKDRLRSDLTEAMKTQDKLRTATLRLLLAAIQTEEVSGKQARDLSDEEVLKVLARESKKRSESAEIYTQNGRGELAAEEHAEARIIDEYLPTPLTDAEVADVADTAIAQVAEEIGERPSTKQMGLVMKAANAIAAGKADGSRLSAAVKARL